One window of Microcoleus vaginatus PCC 9802 genomic DNA carries:
- a CDS encoding NAD(+) kinase, producing the protein MPKAGIIYNDVKPVACRIAAELEDKLTARGWEVCSVSGSGGILGYSSPDRPMCHNPIEQLVPPGFDSDMEFAVVLGGDGTVLSAFRQVAPIGVPLLTVNTGHMGFLTETYLNLLPQALEKVIAGEYDIEERSMLAVRLFRENDCLWEALCLNEMVLHREPLTCMCHFEVAIGQHASIDIAADGVIIATPTGSTAYALSAGGPVIIPGVPVLQLLPICPHSMASRALVFSNTEPVKILPASPNRLVMVVDGNGGCYVLPEDWVQVERAPYQARFIRVQSFEFFHILREKLGWGLPHIAKPSSVELP; encoded by the coding sequence GTGCCGAAAGCAGGGATTATATACAACGACGTTAAACCTGTGGCTTGTCGCATCGCCGCAGAGTTGGAAGACAAGCTGACTGCCCGCGGCTGGGAGGTTTGCTCGGTTTCTGGTTCCGGAGGAATTCTGGGCTATTCTAGCCCCGATCGCCCGATGTGCCACAATCCGATCGAACAACTCGTCCCCCCCGGTTTTGACAGCGACATGGAGTTTGCAGTGGTTTTGGGCGGCGACGGTACGGTACTGTCGGCATTTCGCCAAGTTGCTCCGATTGGAGTGCCGCTGCTGACTGTCAATACCGGTCACATGGGCTTTTTAACAGAAACTTACCTTAACTTGCTGCCGCAAGCTTTGGAAAAGGTAATCGCCGGAGAATACGACATCGAAGAAAGGTCAATGCTGGCCGTGCGACTGTTTCGAGAAAACGACTGCCTCTGGGAAGCCCTTTGTCTCAATGAAATGGTGCTGCACCGGGAACCGCTGACTTGTATGTGTCATTTTGAAGTGGCGATAGGTCAGCACGCCTCTATTGACATTGCCGCCGATGGAGTCATCATCGCGACTCCCACAGGATCGACAGCTTACGCCCTTTCTGCCGGCGGCCCTGTCATCATTCCCGGAGTGCCAGTGCTGCAGTTGCTGCCTATTTGCCCGCATTCAATGGCTTCGCGGGCTTTGGTGTTTTCCAACACCGAGCCGGTCAAGATTTTGCCGGCGAGTCCAAACCGCCTGGTAATGGTGGTAGACGGGAACGGCGGATGTTATGTTCTGCCGGAGGATTGGGTGCAAGTCGAGCGAGCTCCGTACCAAGCCCGGTTTATTCGGGTGCAATCTTTTGAGTTTTTCCACATTTTGCGGGAAAAATTAGGCTGGGGCTTGCCTCACATTGCTAAACCGAGTTCCGTTGAGTTGCCTTGA